A single window of Methanosphaera sp. DNA harbors:
- a CDS encoding ribonuclease VapC: MFLISEKIFILDASGIINGFYSKSHPNIMTSKTVAEIKDMQTQIRLEDCIAKGFITIEDITKKDYESIKESLVRSGDFLRLSDTDKEIVAISLKYKNMGYDTTTVTDDYSMQNALKLLGLRFKSVNTQGIKKTIKWKRVCKGCRKQYPADSKDEVCEICGSPIIQKRVGGRSNY; encoded by the coding sequence GTGTTTCTTATTAGTGAAAAAATTTTTATTCTAGATGCATCAGGAATAATTAATGGATTTTATTCAAAATCACATCCTAACATCATGACATCAAAAACAGTAGCAGAAATAAAAGATATGCAAACACAGATACGACTTGAAGATTGTATAGCAAAGGGATTTATAACAATTGAAGATATAACAAAAAAAGACTATGAATCAATAAAAGAGTCTCTTGTTAGAAGTGGAGATTTTCTAAGACTATCTGATACTGATAAGGAAATTGTTGCAATATCACTTAAATATAAAAATATGGGATATGATACAACAACAGTAACAGATGACTATTCCATGCAAAATGCATTAAAACTATTAGGTCTCAGATTTAAATCTGTAAATACACAGGGAATAAAAAAGACAATAAAATGGAAAAGAGTATGTAAAGGCTGTAGAAAACAGTATCCTGCAGATAGTAAAGATGAAGTATGTGAAATTTGTGGATCACCAATTATACAAAAACGTGTTGGTGGACGAAGTAACTACTAA
- a CDS encoding Ig-like domain repeat protein, whose protein sequence is MVICLIGCASATNNTDIPSNLDEIQSDNSVTHTSSNDVVLNSASKSVKQAPTTTSNSVNSSSSKAVKTANNAKITTKTSVGSLTSNPGSTVTFKTTVKTSDNKNVNTGKVAYKINGKTIGTSSVSEGVSTLKYKIPASYTSAEYQITAKYGENDKYKESSDSATLHLNNVTKTKTTVGSLTSHPGSKVTLKANVKTLNNKAVNSGKVSFKINGKSIGTSKVSKGVATISYTIPTSFSSSQYQISAIYGQNGEFKESSDSATLHLNNVTKTSIKIETNSIIAGETNKIKATIKSSKTVKDGKVSFKLNGKTIGTVKVSNGEAVLDYAAPGTLKGSYTLTAIYGQCGEFKESQTSMKIDVASSQYLKPSKNCEVGDALFKKVVKEVTAECTTTYQKAKALFDYANRKLVYSGYYNTRYGAKGTLQREYGNCCDMAHVVVALMRTAGIQARYNHAKCYFSSGLVTGHVWAEVLVDGVWYKCDATSIRNSFGVIKNWYKCGTINKYASLPF, encoded by the coding sequence ATGGTAATATGTTTGATAGGATGTGCATCAGCTACTAACAACACAGACATACCATCAAATCTTGATGAGATACAATCAGACAATTCAGTAACACATACCAGTAGTAATGATGTTGTTTTAAACAGTGCATCAAAATCTGTAAAACAAGCACCAACAACTACCTCAAATTCAGTAAATAGTAGTAGCTCAAAAGCAGTGAAAACTGCAAATAATGCAAAAATTACAACAAAAACATCAGTGGGAAGTCTTACAAGCAACCCTGGAAGTACTGTTACATTTAAAACTACAGTAAAAACATCAGATAATAAAAATGTTAATACAGGAAAGGTTGCCTATAAGATTAATGGGAAAACAATTGGAACATCATCAGTATCTGAAGGTGTTTCAACACTTAAATATAAAATTCCCGCATCTTACACATCAGCTGAATATCAGATAACAGCAAAGTATGGTGAAAATGATAAATATAAAGAATCATCTGATAGTGCAACACTACATTTAAATAATGTTACTAAGACTAAAACAACAGTTGGAAGTCTTACAAGTCATCCTGGATCTAAAGTTACACTTAAAGCTAATGTTAAAACATTAAATAATAAAGCCGTAAATTCAGGAAAAGTATCATTTAAGATTAATGGTAAATCTATTGGAACAAGTAAAGTTTCAAAAGGAGTAGCTACAATAAGCTACACTATACCAACTTCATTTTCATCATCACAATACCAGATAAGTGCCATATATGGACAAAATGGTGAATTTAAAGAATCATCTGATAGTGCAACACTACACCTTAATAATGTTACAAAAACCAGCATAAAAATAGAAACAAATTCTATTATTGCAGGTGAAACTAACAAGATTAAGGCAACAATTAAAAGTTCTAAAACCGTTAAAGATGGTAAAGTATCTTTTAAATTGAATGGAAAGACAATTGGAACAGTAAAAGTTTCAAATGGAGAAGCAGTACTAGATTATGCTGCGCCAGGAACACTTAAAGGATCATACACACTAACTGCAATTTATGGTCAGTGTGGTGAATTTAAAGAATCTCAAACATCTATGAAGATAGATGTAGCTTCATCACAATATCTTAAACCATCAAAAAACTGTGAAGTTGGAGATGCATTATTTAAGAAAGTTGTAAAAGAAGTTACAGCAGAATGTACCACTACATATCAAAAGGCAAAAGCATTATTTGATTATGCAAATCGTAAACTTGTATATAGTGGATACTATAATACACGTTATGGTGCAAAAGGTACACTGCAAAGAGAATATGGTAACTGTTGTGACATGGCACACGTAGTTGTCGCTTTAATGCGTACAGCTGGAATACAAGCAAGATATAACCATGCAAAATGTTACTTTAGTAGTGGTCTTGTTACAGGACATGTGTGGGCTGAAGTACTTGTTGATGGAGTATGGTATAAATGCGATGCAACATCAATAAGAAACTCATTTGGAGTTATAAAAAATTGGTATAAATGCGGTACAATAAATAAATACGCATCATTACCATTTTAG
- the pyrE gene encoding orotate phosphoribosyltransferase — translation MNDYKNKLMQLLKENEVIKFGDFTLSSGKKSNYYVDMKKAITEPEILSCVAHMITDEIKDSDIDKIAGPALGAVPIATATSLISGKPMLMIRKEKKSYGTSKQIEGELNCDDNVIIVEDVTTTGGSLLKAIDVIEDNGGKIVEAYVIVDRQEGAVDTFNERGIIFKPLIKIDEFKAFLDEN, via the coding sequence ATGAATGATTATAAAAACAAGTTAATGCAATTACTTAAAGAAAATGAAGTTATTAAATTTGGTGATTTTACACTTTCATCTGGAAAGAAAAGTAACTACTATGTTGACATGAAAAAGGCAATAACAGAACCTGAAATTCTTAGTTGTGTTGCACATATGATAACTGATGAAATTAAAGATTCAGACATTGATAAAATTGCAGGTCCTGCTCTTGGAGCTGTACCTATTGCTACTGCAACATCACTTATATCTGGAAAACCTATGCTTATGATTAGAAAAGAAAAAAAATCATATGGTACAAGTAAACAGATTGAAGGTGAACTTAACTGTGATGATAATGTAATTATTGTTGAAGATGTTACAACAACAGGTGGATCACTTCTTAAAGCTATTGATGTAATAGAAGATAATGGTGGAAAGATTGTTGAAGCATATGTGATTGTTGACAGACAAGAAGGTGCTGTTGATACATTCAATGAACGTGGAATTATATTTAAGCCTTTAATTAAAATAGATGAATTTAAAGCTTTTCTTGATGAAAACTAG
- a CDS encoding MBL fold metallo-hydrolase — translation MQIFKHTMKSNSTMTLDEILEDSSNIHLLNSHITGRVMLNYSGCIGGDHSCKSDDAKDSFMAPVLAHIIYHDVYGYFLIDAGVDRSFIDDKYGSQKGLLKNEYATEIIQHQHQPIADYIEENDIKLSGIFLTHLHFDHVSGILDLDDNIPIYFSSLEKSMDLKPYYYGEYFKNKENIAILDINDFTPTKYGTFYDIFGDNSLLAIHTPGHTNGHLAYLINSDIKTIIAGDVFYIKDSLKYKKAPTDYMQNITQAQITLEKIIQLYDDYKDKYEIKIIPGHDI, via the coding sequence ATGCAAATTTTTAAACATACAATGAAAAGTAATTCTACAATGACATTAGATGAGATACTAGAAGATAGTTCAAATATACATTTACTAAATTCTCATATTACAGGTAGGGTAATGTTAAATTATTCAGGATGTATAGGGGGAGATCATAGTTGTAAGTCTGATGATGCTAAAGATTCATTTATGGCACCTGTTTTAGCACATATTATATATCATGATGTGTATGGTTATTTTCTTATTGATGCTGGTGTTGATAGATCATTTATAGATGATAAATATGGATCACAGAAAGGATTGCTAAAAAATGAATATGCAACAGAAATTATACAACATCAACATCAACCAATAGCAGATTATATAGAAGAAAATGATATAAAACTAAGTGGTATATTTCTTACACATCTTCACTTTGATCATGTATCTGGAATCCTAGATTTAGATGATAATATACCAATATATTTTTCATCACTTGAAAAAAGTATGGACTTAAAACCATACTATTATGGTGAATACTTCAAAAACAAAGAAAATATAGCAATACTTGATATTAATGATTTTACACCTACAAAATATGGCACATTCTATGACATCTTTGGTGATAATTCACTACTTGCAATACATACACCAGGACATACAAATGGACATCTTGCATATCTAATAAATTCTGACATAAAAACAATAATAGCAGGTGATGTATTCTATATAAAAGATTCATTAAAATATAAAAAAGCACCCACTGATTATATGCAAAATATAACACAAGCACAAATAACACTTGAGAAAATAATACAACTATATGATGATTATAAAGATAAATATGAAATAAAAATAATACCAGGACATGATATATAA
- a CDS encoding PRC-barrel domain-containing protein has product MRLNKIIGKEVLNEKGSVVGKVTDIEIDTASNRIENIVISPKNKEKGLTASFMKPKGEVLIPYENIKKIGDMIILKKPISEIEEIIEEIQNL; this is encoded by the coding sequence ATGCGCTTAAATAAAATTATAGGAAAAGAAGTGTTAAATGAAAAAGGATCTGTAGTAGGAAAAGTTACAGATATAGAAATTGACACAGCTTCAAATAGAATAGAAAACATTGTTATATCACCCAAAAATAAGGAAAAAGGATTAACAGCATCTTTTATGAAACCAAAAGGTGAAGTTTTAATTCCATATGAAAATATTAAAAAAATTGGTGATATGATAATTCTTAAAAAGCCAATTAGTGAAATTGAAGAAATTATTGAAGAAATTCAAAATCTATAA
- a CDS encoding DUF2117 domain-containing protein, whose product MMLEIGVVVHGPGIIDSGYALKIIKILENYGNVTSRLGGTMGRTAVIDANLEDIINIEDKLLPSESIKILAENSDVVFLLNSGKSTLTGHTFGYKVLSHIDFNVNLIQIERPDKDDGIIIKWNKNTDNELIESVSCDLKLPITDAEDVENQVVDETGYITDENIIKRKVAGVNIGENIMLNGTIIGQVTADELIIIAKDDEIVDMQGGVIKQHGLEKLGSVDLKSAIIKTGLLRRNDNITPRVLKHQENEELYAIYLDHAAEDVYKYRDADVIVCIGDDTTLLTSDIVYRFNIPIIGITDGDLDRVVVEGFKHEKSTIIQLTPGHDDKIGKVIHEKIFNMKNSVNINSIDQLKDNIIEIINKSDIEYEFKFENETKL is encoded by the coding sequence ATGATGCTAGAAATTGGAGTAGTTGTACATGGACCTGGAATTATAGATTCAGGATATGCACTTAAAATAATTAAAATACTAGAAAATTATGGAAATGTAACATCACGTCTTGGTGGAACAATGGGAAGAACAGCAGTTATTGATGCAAATCTTGAAGATATAATAAATATAGAAGATAAGCTTCTTCCAAGTGAGTCAATAAAAATACTTGCAGAAAACTCAGATGTAGTATTTCTACTAAATTCTGGAAAATCAACACTTACAGGACATACATTTGGATATAAGGTATTATCACATATAGATTTTAATGTAAATCTTATTCAAATTGAAAGACCAGATAAAGATGATGGAATAATAATAAAATGGAATAAAAATACAGATAATGAACTTATAGAAAGTGTAAGTTGTGATCTTAAACTTCCAATAACAGATGCCGAAGATGTAGAAAATCAGGTAGTTGATGAAACAGGATATATTACAGATGAAAATATTATAAAAAGAAAAGTAGCAGGTGTTAATATTGGTGAAAACATCATGTTAAACGGTACAATAATAGGACAAGTTACAGCAGATGAACTTATAATTATTGCAAAAGATGATGAAATTGTTGACATGCAAGGAGGAGTTATAAAACAACACGGACTTGAAAAGTTAGGAAGTGTTGATCTTAAAAGTGCAATCATAAAAACAGGACTTCTAAGACGTAATGATAACATAACACCAAGAGTACTTAAACACCAGGAAAATGAAGAGCTATATGCAATCTATCTTGACCATGCAGCAGAAGATGTATATAAATATCGTGATGCTGATGTAATTGTATGTATAGGTGATGATACAACACTACTAACATCAGATATAGTATATAGATTTAACATACCAATAATAGGAATAACAGATGGAGATCTTGACCGTGTAGTAGTTGAAGGATTTAAACATGAAAAATCAACAATAATACAACTAACACCAGGACATGATGATAAAATAGGAAAAGTTATACATGAAAAGATATTTAATATGAAAAATTCAGTAAATATAAATTCAATAGATCAACTAAAAGATAACATCATAGAAATAATTAATAAATCAGATATAGAATATGAATTTAAATTTGAAAATGAAACAAAACTATGA